A genomic segment from Methanoplanus limicola DSM 2279 encodes:
- a CDS encoding response regulator, whose product MVKILVTDDSVFQRNIITEILSESGYEYSEAKNGLEALDILKSEKPDLILLDLLMPEMDGFHFLEEFNKSGYNIPVIVLTSDIQNTTKKRCMELGAAGFLNKPVEKEELLLLIKGLTG is encoded by the coding sequence ATGGTTAAAATTCTGGTCACAGATGATTCAGTATTTCAGAGAAATATAATTACTGAAATACTCTCTGAATCGGGTTATGAATATAGCGAAGCAAAAAACGGACTTGAAGCTCTCGATATTTTAAAGTCAGAAAAACCTGATCTTATTCTTCTGGATCTGCTTATGCCTGAAATGGACGGTTTTCATTTCCTTGAAGAATTCAATAAATCCGGATACAATATTCCTGTAATTGTTCTGACTTCAGACATCCAGAATACAACAAAAAAAAGATGTATGGAACTTGGTGCCGCAGGTTTCCTGAATAAACCTGTTGAAAAGGAAGAACTCCTTCTTCTGATAAAAGGACTGACCGGGTGA
- a CDS encoding chemotaxis protein CheC, which translates to MSVKYSERDIDAVREILNIGIGRAAGMLNKITKSHITLTVPDVEIISPKEFRERKNTGDEDNLATVKLEFKGEFSGTTAVLFPPDSAANLVMAITGEEAGTPELDAIRIETLKEVGNIIINGVMGSVGNIIKSPLNYEIPAYNEESIVNLVSESKIVEEDGIILAMTKFRVADLNVEGTIVMVLETGSMNTLLEKINSI; encoded by the coding sequence ATGTCAGTTAAATATTCAGAAAGAGACATTGATGCTGTACGTGAGATATTAAATATCGGAATAGGCCGTGCTGCGGGCATGCTGAATAAAATTACAAAGTCACATATCACGCTTACAGTTCCTGATGTTGAGATAATATCTCCAAAAGAATTCAGGGAGCGGAAAAATACCGGAGATGAAGACAACCTTGCAACAGTAAAACTTGAATTTAAAGGCGAATTTTCAGGAACTACAGCAGTCCTCTTCCCCCCTGACAGTGCTGCAAACCTGGTTATGGCAATAACGGGAGAAGAAGCCGGAACACCTGAACTGGACGCTATCAGGATAGAGACACTTAAGGAAGTGGGCAATATTATAATCAACGGCGTCATGGGGTCTGTCGGAAATATAATAAAAAGCCCGCTGAATTATGAAATTCCGGCTTACAACGAAGAATCAATAGTTAATCTGGTATCAGAATCAAAAATTGTCGAAGAAGACGGGATAATACTTGCAATGACAAAATTCAGAGTTGCAGATCTAAATGTTGAAGGAACCATAGTAATGGTCCTTGAGACAGGGTCCATGAACACACTTCTGGAAAAAATCAACAGTATCTAA
- a CDS encoding PAS domain-containing sensor histidine kinase, which produces MPPYGSFRITENFPIGICLIDHNFVVVYRNKILEKWSGNTNSEIIGRSILECYPHLKDALYLERIKSVLNGGPPDIFSSQLHEPLIPSYLPDGKKRTQTFTLMPYTGEDKTSGALIIVEDVTELRKEVEAYRRMKDKAINALNERIEAEKEVLRANEEANLYLDILLHDINNLNTIILGYSGLLEESGDKSTEDFASRISLAAKRSAGIIESVSGIRKIRENNSELIPVSLDKAIKDAIGHFKGSAIEYTGSGYRVMADELLPDVFLNIIGNSIKYGDDFVKIKIIAGDSGECIDIKIEDDGPGIPGNKRDEIFDRFSRIKDTGPEGKGLGLYIVKNLVQRYGSDISVTDSDIGEGDSGIAFTFRLNKA; this is translated from the coding sequence ATGCCGCCTTATGGATCATTCAGGATAACAGAGAATTTCCCTATAGGAATATGCCTCATAGACCATAATTTCGTTGTAGTTTACCGGAATAAGATACTCGAAAAATGGTCGGGAAATACAAATTCAGAGATAATCGGGAGATCAATACTGGAGTGCTACCCACACCTAAAGGATGCCCTGTACCTTGAAAGGATAAAATCTGTCTTAAACGGCGGTCCGCCGGACATATTTTCTTCTCAGCTTCACGAACCTCTCATTCCCTCATATCTTCCTGACGGAAAGAAGAGAACGCAGACATTTACACTGATGCCTTACACCGGAGAGGACAAAACCTCAGGTGCACTGATAATTGTTGAGGATGTAACAGAACTCAGAAAAGAAGTCGAGGCATACAGGAGAATGAAGGATAAAGCAATCAATGCCCTGAATGAAAGAATAGAGGCAGAAAAAGAAGTTTTAAGAGCAAATGAGGAGGCAAACCTCTATCTTGACATTCTCCTTCATGACATAAACAATCTCAATACAATTATTCTTGGATATTCCGGACTGCTTGAGGAATCCGGAGATAAATCAACAGAAGATTTTGCAAGCAGGATTTCACTTGCTGCAAAGCGAAGTGCAGGAATTATTGAGTCCGTTTCAGGAATCAGAAAAATAAGAGAGAATAATTCAGAGTTGATTCCGGTATCCCTGGATAAAGCTATAAAAGATGCAATAGGACATTTCAAAGGTTCAGCCATTGAATATACGGGGAGCGGGTACAGAGTTATGGCAGATGAACTCCTGCCCGATGTTTTCTTAAATATCATTGGAAACAGCATAAAATATGGCGATGATTTTGTAAAGATTAAAATCATTGCAGGAGATTCCGGAGAATGCATAGATATAAAAATTGAGGATGACGGGCCGGGAATACCAGGAAATAAGAGGGATGAAATTTTTGACAGATTCAGCAGAATTAAAGACACAGGACCTGAAGGTAAAGGACTTGGCCTTTACATCGTAAAAAACCTTGTCCAGAGATATGGCAGTGACATTTCAGTTACAGACTCAGATATAGGTGAAGGAGATAGTGGAATAGCGTTTACATTCAGACTCAATAAGGCCTGA
- a CDS encoding DUF2124 domain-containing protein produces the protein MEKVSTLKGVPGMLRPFKEYISNMDLKEGSQIVYYGCPGTCTPFVELLSYGIRSMPVQNIFVPLLEESSAKSMINVPEVGMQISGSADRIDPALIVIMGGLSMDNVPVSAADMKTVLSKYNCKVMGICFMGMFEKAGWLDEINFDQIIDAAIDPVDIYRKE, from the coding sequence ATGGAAAAAGTTTCAACACTTAAGGGTGTTCCCGGAATGTTAAGGCCGTTTAAGGAATACATTTCTAATATGGATCTTAAAGAGGGATCGCAGATTGTTTATTATGGATGTCCCGGTACATGTACTCCATTTGTGGAGCTTCTCTCTTATGGTATAAGGTCAATGCCTGTACAGAATATTTTTGTGCCGTTATTAGAGGAGAGTTCAGCCAAATCTATGATAAATGTCCCGGAGGTTGGTATGCAGATTTCAGGCAGTGCTGACAGGATAGACCCGGCACTTATTGTGATTATGGGTGGACTTTCAATGGATAACGTCCCTGTTTCTGCTGCTGATATGAAAACGGTCCTCTCAAAATATAATTGTAAGGTTATGGGGATCTGCTTTATGGGTATGTTTGAAAAAGCAGGATGGCTTGATGAGATTAATTTTGATCAGATTATTGATGCTGCCATTGATCCTGTTGATATCTACAGAAAAGAATAA
- a CDS encoding GAF domain-containing sensor histidine kinase — protein MQKYFDCHDPEFLEEILDVPCIICDSGLNIIYLSKKFDRILSYIQELPEERSSFSSESSKEYIPEINEQLKLNAGNEIKKAEIILNGNNFTFSVRKFGNKSTEGFILKYEPEVKPADCVADVMKLNKILHTINRIICATSSADNQKDLLPIALKMTVELMNFDAGAIYFPDSDMGSASMDVYYGLYDLFFDSEIDLKSEESNYFGVFRDNKAIYIEQYLGVPHEEDESGVFSMAIIPVTADDRTIAILSIATSNLHRFSELEKETLEAVGKEIGGFFRLAKLQRELIYANEEANLYLDIMTHDINNANLISQGYLEILEDISDEKSGNYVKKALSGVVQSSDIIRNVSVIRRFREDNLKPKKISLDRTLKEVIRNYHDADIRYDNCGLSVTADELLPEVFLNLFGNSLKHGGKETTITVSVKEEDERVVVNVCDNGRGIPDDQKPNIFRRYYKGKIQSSGKGLGLSIVKMILERYGAEIYVTDRVTGDYKKGVCFKIIFHE, from the coding sequence ATGCAGAAATATTTCGACTGTCATGACCCGGAATTTCTTGAGGAGATACTTGATGTTCCCTGTATAATATGTGACAGCGGTTTAAACATTATATATTTAAGCAAAAAATTTGACAGAATACTCTCATATATCCAGGAATTACCAGAAGAGAGGAGTAGTTTTAGTTCTGAGAGTTCCAAAGAATATATTCCGGAAATCAATGAACAGCTTAAACTTAATGCCGGAAATGAAATAAAAAAAGCAGAAATAATCCTGAACGGCAACAATTTCACCTTCTCCGTCAGAAAATTTGGAAATAAGAGTACAGAAGGATTCATTCTCAAATACGAACCTGAAGTAAAACCGGCAGACTGTGTTGCAGATGTGATGAAACTCAATAAAATACTGCATACAATTAACAGGATAATATGTGCAACATCTTCTGCTGACAACCAGAAGGACCTCCTGCCCATTGCTCTTAAAATGACGGTTGAACTGATGAACTTCGATGCCGGAGCTATATATTTTCCTGACAGTGATATGGGCTCGGCATCGATGGATGTCTATTATGGCCTTTATGATCTCTTCTTTGACTCTGAAATTGACCTTAAATCAGAAGAATCAAACTACTTTGGAGTGTTCAGAGATAATAAAGCCATTTACATTGAACAGTATCTTGGTGTGCCGCATGAGGAGGATGAGAGTGGGGTCTTCTCAATGGCTATAATTCCGGTTACGGCAGATGACAGGACCATCGCAATATTAAGCATTGCCACAAGCAACCTCCACAGGTTTTCAGAACTTGAAAAAGAGACTCTTGAAGCGGTAGGAAAGGAGATCGGAGGATTTTTCAGGCTTGCAAAACTTCAGAGAGAACTAATATATGCCAATGAGGAGGCAAACCTGTACCTCGATATTATGACCCATGATATAAACAATGCAAATCTCATATCACAGGGTTATCTTGAAATTCTTGAAGATATTTCGGATGAAAAATCCGGGAATTATGTAAAAAAGGCACTATCGGGAGTTGTACAGAGCAGCGATATAATAAGAAATGTCTCTGTAATCCGGCGTTTCAGGGAAGATAATCTGAAACCTAAGAAGATATCACTTGACAGAACACTAAAAGAGGTCATCCGGAATTATCACGATGCTGACATCAGATATGATAACTGCGGGCTCAGCGTTACGGCTGATGAGCTTTTGCCGGAGGTTTTCTTAAACCTCTTTGGAAACAGCCTGAAGCACGGTGGAAAAGAGACCACAATAACAGTATCTGTAAAAGAGGAGGACGAGAGAGTTGTCGTTAATGTCTGTGATAACGGCAGAGGAATACCGGATGACCAGAAACCAAATATATTCAGGAGATATTACAAAGGAAAAATTCAGTCTTCCGGAAAAGGTCTTGGGCTGTCAATTGTGAAGATGATCCTTGAGAGATATGGTGCAGAGATATATGTAACTGACCGTGTCACAGGGGATTACAAAAAAGGTGTATGTTTTAAAATAATATTTCACGAATAA
- a CDS encoding cation:proton antiporter, with product MHRMSAIPNLELQMTLLLFFALAGYLLASKINQSAVVGEILLGLIVGPSVLGLITYTEFVQAIAGLGAVILMFVIGFEFELKDLTNIRYGIIGLIGIIVPWLGGYFVSLAFGYDPGSALFIGTALTATSIAITANVLKEMCLLDTDVAKAIIGTAVIDDILSLLALSVTADVASGNFTPEGFIFIIVKQVGFLILIALVGILFISKLIRKMDDTPIAKKYPEFVFIFAVMTAFLFAALSEFIGISAIIGAFIAGVSFNGINLEHSRDLAEGAEYLYIIFASVFFVSLGILVDLKALTVPVMIFISVITVIAILTKVIGCGIPAKLLGYSGRDSLAIGFGMSPRGEVAMIVALLGLNLSLIGQEVYASIVVMSLLTTIVTPIVFRNWLFKKEVAECMLK from the coding sequence ATGCATAGAATGAGTGCTATACCTAATCTTGAACTACAGATGACTCTGCTGCTCTTCTTTGCACTTGCCGGATACCTTCTGGCATCAAAGATAAACCAGTCTGCTGTTGTAGGTGAGATTCTTCTTGGACTTATTGTCGGACCGTCTGTTTTAGGGCTTATCACATATACCGAATTTGTTCAGGCTATTGCAGGTCTTGGTGCTGTTATTCTTATGTTTGTGATAGGCTTTGAGTTTGAGTTAAAAGACCTTACAAATATCAGGTACGGGATAATCGGGCTGATCGGTATTATTGTACCATGGCTTGGCGGTTATTTCGTCTCCCTTGCCTTTGGTTACGATCCGGGAAGTGCCCTTTTTATCGGAACTGCACTTACTGCAACGTCCATTGCGATAACTGCAAATGTCTTAAAGGAGATGTGCCTGCTTGATACAGATGTTGCAAAAGCAATAATCGGAACGGCAGTAATTGATGACATCCTCAGTCTGCTTGCGCTTTCAGTAACAGCAGATGTCGCATCCGGAAATTTTACCCCTGAGGGTTTTATATTCATTATTGTAAAGCAGGTTGGTTTTTTGATCCTTATTGCACTGGTTGGAATCCTGTTCATATCAAAGCTTATCCGGAAGATGGATGATACTCCGATTGCGAAAAAATACCCGGAATTTGTCTTTATCTTTGCAGTGATGACAGCATTTCTCTTTGCCGCACTTTCGGAGTTCATCGGTATATCTGCAATAATCGGTGCATTCATCGCCGGAGTTTCATTTAACGGGATTAATCTTGAACACAGTCGTGATCTCGCGGAAGGGGCTGAATATCTCTACATCATATTTGCATCGGTATTCTTTGTTTCCCTTGGGATACTTGTTGACCTGAAAGCGCTGACAGTTCCTGTAATGATATTCATTTCAGTAATTACAGTTATTGCAATACTGACTAAAGTCATCGGCTGTGGCATTCCTGCAAAACTCCTCGGTTATTCCGGAAGGGATTCTCTGGCAATAGGTTTTGGTATGTCTCCGAGAGGTGAGGTTGCAATGATTGTTGCACTGCTTGGGCTTAACCTCTCACTCATAGGGCAGGAGGTCTATGCCTCAATAGTTGTTATGAGCCTTCTGACAACAATTGTAACTCCTATTGTATTCAGGAACTGGCTCTTTAAAAAGGAGGTTGCTGAATGCATGTTAAAATGA
- a CDS encoding archaellin/type IV pilin N-terminal domain-containing protein has protein sequence MKNNDAFSGLEAVLILIAFVVVAAAFSFVTLNTGFFTIQKSQKVIYDSVDTTGHPVITEGAVYGLANDTSNKINRFRLTIGSPYRSDYDKDLNNFKITFTNYETVLNILPSDPLYNPSGPEINHWAIVRAEKESGMEILSGTDKVTIEILLSPEYETGPKEGFRISIIPEGGAPFSISSEGPDSIKKINIIQK, from the coding sequence ATGAAAAATAATGATGCATTCTCCGGGCTTGAGGCCGTCCTGATTCTCATAGCATTTGTGGTAGTGGCAGCTGCATTTTCATTTGTAACTCTCAATACAGGTTTTTTTACCATACAGAAGTCGCAGAAGGTAATATACGACTCAGTTGATACAACCGGACATCCGGTTATAACCGAAGGTGCAGTCTATGGCCTTGCTAATGATACCAGCAATAAGATAAACAGGTTCAGGCTAACCATAGGTTCACCATACAGGTCAGATTATGATAAAGACCTCAATAACTTTAAGATAACTTTTACTAATTATGAGACAGTTCTGAATATCCTCCCTTCAGACCCTCTGTACAACCCTTCAGGGCCGGAAATTAACCACTGGGCGATTGTCAGGGCTGAAAAAGAGAGCGGCATGGAGATACTGTCAGGCACTGACAAAGTAACAATTGAAATTCTTCTCAGTCCGGAATACGAGACAGGCCCAAAAGAGGGGTTCAGGATATCAATCATTCCGGAAGGCGGTGCACCCTTCTCGATATCATCCGAAGGGCCGGACTCGATAAAAAAGATAAATATTATTCAAAAATAA
- a CDS encoding COG1361 S-layer family protein, giving the protein MKHPGRIKIHITFLIIFITLLLITQAAADQPSVIVTGTDVSPAVLMPGEKGLVTFTIKNTATTATITETTGKTAVTDGTTVSTEIYPTIKSVYLDGKKEIKVLGGNSQFSGDIGPGQEIKLTFLIEAPAVKGIYFPVLIIGVLNAENLRYPVPVNVNMPVSAMKKPVISLERTNQGYAVPGDNFTVDFSITNTGKSTAGDLTLRIEPDNPSVAASGKSVFYAGDMKEGESYAFSVPLQTDKNADTGIYDLPVRISYSDPDGNYVTITGTTGIDFRGKAGLSIASMKTDPVLVSEGDEFEVLIRIENTGTGEAKSTYAGLDLPFEGTKGAFVGKIKPNNDAPAVFTYIAGKSGDYLYNLTVEYEDDTGAYSETYTLSLNVRKNDGWIAIVVILTVLAVAGFVFYRHYARKK; this is encoded by the coding sequence ATGAAACATCCGGGCAGAATTAAAATTCATATAACCTTTCTGATAATATTCATTACACTATTGTTAATTACCCAGGCAGCTGCTGATCAGCCATCAGTAATTGTGACCGGTACTGATGTATCACCGGCAGTGCTGATGCCCGGTGAGAAGGGACTTGTAACTTTTACAATCAAAAATACAGCAACAACCGCGACAATAACCGAGACTACCGGAAAAACGGCAGTTACTGACGGAACCACAGTAAGCACGGAGATATATCCGACAATTAAAAGCGTCTATCTTGACGGAAAAAAAGAGATAAAGGTTCTTGGCGGCAATTCACAGTTTTCAGGCGACATAGGCCCCGGACAGGAGATTAAACTTACATTTCTGATAGAAGCTCCGGCTGTAAAAGGGATATATTTCCCTGTCCTTATAATCGGAGTTTTGAATGCTGAAAACCTGAGATATCCTGTACCTGTTAATGTCAATATGCCCGTATCTGCCATGAAAAAACCGGTCATCTCCCTTGAGAGAACAAATCAGGGATATGCTGTTCCGGGGGATAATTTCACGGTTGACTTTTCGATTACGAATACAGGAAAGAGCACTGCCGGGGACCTGACTTTAAGGATTGAACCGGATAACCCATCTGTAGCTGCTTCCGGAAAGTCTGTATTTTACGCAGGCGATATGAAGGAAGGTGAAAGTTATGCCTTCTCAGTCCCCCTTCAGACTGACAAAAATGCAGATACAGGGATATATGACCTCCCGGTGAGGATCTCCTACAGTGATCCGGACGGAAATTATGTGACGATTACCGGGACAACCGGAATTGACTTTCGCGGGAAGGCCGGACTTTCAATCGCCTCAATGAAGACCGATCCTGTTCTTGTATCTGAAGGGGATGAATTTGAAGTCCTGATAAGAATAGAAAATACAGGCACAGGAGAGGCAAAATCCACATATGCAGGCCTGGACCTCCCATTTGAAGGAACGAAGGGTGCATTTGTAGGAAAGATTAAACCAAACAATGATGCACCCGCCGTATTCACATACATCGCAGGAAAATCCGGAGATTATCTGTATAACCTGACTGTTGAGTACGAGGATGATACCGGAGCATACAGTGAGACCTACACGCTCAGCCTGAATGTCAGGAAAAATGACGGCTGGATAGCTATTGTTGTAATTCTGACAGTTCTTGCAGTAGCCGGGTTTGTCTTTTACCGTCATTATGCCAGAAAAAAGTGA
- a CDS encoding ABC transporter permease, which translates to MLNDLKVSAFLAVRAIKRGGRAGFLLNVLIIAMVFMNMILLSSIISGSVNLFYEQTIDYETSDVIVKPDDNKRVISSSDETADKINKIPGVRRAARHYSLGATLSNEDKSISIPVTAIKPRDETEVTKVSETIVSGNYLGSGDLDEIIIGFQVAGNEDERKDFFDSLGGARVGDTIEVAYANGVIKDYRIKGIFQTKSWTVDLSAFITWDEMNSVLGYENTEASEILVKSMNGYSPDEVKYNMLSFNVPDKIQTWEESMTGIIEESLETFSIINNISLLVSLIIAIVVIFIVMMIKAINNKKQIAILKAIGIHKNIIVNSYVIQVLLISIIGIILGLIGIEGIIAYFTAHPMEFPDGNVTPYVETAVLIENAVMLTAVSCVAGYIPARRIAGENILEAMR; encoded by the coding sequence ATGCTGAATGACCTTAAAGTGTCGGCATTTCTTGCTGTAAGGGCAATTAAGAGAGGCGGCAGGGCCGGATTTTTACTGAATGTCCTGATAATTGCAATGGTATTTATGAATATGATACTCCTCTCCTCAATAATCTCAGGTTCTGTCAATCTCTTTTATGAGCAGACTATTGACTATGAAACGTCTGATGTGATTGTAAAACCGGATGATAATAAAAGAGTTATAAGCTCATCGGATGAAACTGCAGATAAGATCAACAAAATTCCGGGTGTGAGGCGTGCAGCCCGGCACTACTCTCTGGGAGCAACGCTGTCAAATGAGGACAAATCCATAAGCATACCGGTAACCGCAATAAAGCCAAGGGATGAGACTGAAGTTACAAAGGTTAGTGAAACAATTGTCTCAGGAAATTATCTCGGAAGCGGGGACCTGGACGAGATAATAATCGGCTTTCAGGTTGCCGGAAACGAGGACGAGAGGAAGGACTTTTTTGACTCGCTTGGCGGGGCCAGGGTGGGAGACACCATCGAAGTTGCGTATGCAAACGGCGTTATAAAGGATTACAGGATAAAGGGGATATTTCAGACGAAGTCCTGGACGGTCGATTTATCAGCGTTTATTACGTGGGATGAGATGAATTCGGTGCTTGGATATGAAAACACCGAAGCTTCTGAAATTCTGGTGAAATCAATGAACGGCTACTCTCCTGATGAGGTAAAGTACAATATGCTCTCCTTTAATGTACCAGATAAAATTCAGACATGGGAAGAGTCAATGACCGGAATTATTGAGGAGTCGCTTGAGACGTTCAGTATTATAAACAATATATCCCTGCTGGTAAGCCTCATAATAGCCATTGTTGTGATATTTATTGTTATGATGATTAAAGCGATAAACAACAAAAAGCAGATTGCCATTTTAAAGGCCATCGGGATTCACAAAAACATAATTGTAAACTCATACGTCATTCAGGTGCTGCTGATCTCAATCATAGGAATTATTCTTGGACTTATCGGCATTGAAGGCATAATTGCATATTTCACAGCGCACCCGATGGAGTTCCCGGACGGAAACGTGACCCCTTATGTTGAGACAGCCGTTCTGATTGAGAATGCTGTCATGCTCACGGCAGTATCATGTGTAGCGGGCTACATCCCGGCCAGAAGAATTGCCGGAGAGAATATCCTGGAGGCAATGAGGTGA
- a CDS encoding ABC transporter ATP-binding protein, giving the protein MIEAQGLTKTYKMGAVDVNALRGVDFSVGKGEFVGITGFSGSGKSTLLHLAGLLDDPTAGSLKIGDTDISGLSDHEKTEFRLRRFGYVFQDYALVSELNAVENVYLPSLARGEDREAAEKHAIEMLEIVGISGRADHLPSELSGGEQQRVAIARALINSPEIMFADEPCANLDSVNSRNVLDLFRKVSEESGQTILMVSHEEWHAEYFERIIRLHDGEIAEDKYL; this is encoded by the coding sequence CTGATAGAAGCGCAGGGGCTTACAAAAACCTATAAGATGGGCGCTGTCGATGTCAATGCACTCAGGGGTGTTGATTTTTCAGTTGGAAAGGGTGAGTTTGTCGGGATAACAGGTTTTAGCGGAAGCGGGAAATCAACCCTTCTTCATCTGGCCGGCCTTCTGGATGATCCTACAGCAGGCAGTCTGAAGATTGGAGATACTGACATCTCAGGCCTTTCAGACCATGAAAAGACAGAATTCCGGCTCAGAAGATTCGGTTATGTCTTTCAGGACTACGCCCTTGTATCAGAACTGAATGCAGTGGAGAATGTATATCTGCCGTCCCTTGCCAGAGGTGAGGACAGGGAGGCAGCAGAGAAGCACGCCATTGAGATGCTTGAAATAGTCGGTATATCAGGAAGGGCAGATCATCTCCCGTCTGAACTTTCAGGCGGTGAGCAGCAGAGGGTGGCAATCGCGAGGGCACTCATAAACAGTCCGGAGATTATGTTTGCCGATGAACCGTGCGCAAACCTTGACAGTGTCAATTCCAGAAACGTCCTTGATCTATTCAGAAAGGTGAGTGAAGAATCAGGGCAGACTATCCTGATGGTCTCACATGAGGAGTGGCATGCAGAATATTTTGAGCGTATAATCAGACTGCATGACGGAGAGATTGCCGAGGATAAGTACCTATGA
- a CDS encoding P-loop NTPase family protein: protein MNKVLTGFRYAAILIAVLIIIIPASAEMVWENTVIPVENGSFTGGDISGNNIIFLKSEGMNLKLNRICLYSTEEEKVRIIGTPSLNMTVTGYGISGNYAVWFEEDGSIFDTNESLTKPNTVFLANLENNTTKALNLSPTAKWPKISGDRIFWSEDDENSYYDIANIYDIRTEESTPIPEIKSIDSAGVIFESGNIAYQDLKGDLCIYNPESKENITVFVTEHSNISNSGVQYFDMAGDYVIYIKSKIVFEGTDKGSYDEPWIYEISTGKSSLISPLTGEFTDSLTKDEKKATITSPFTDGKRVGFGLIKSESESAIILIDPVAGNSSVIRADDSVSGIKIDGSRMIWGRSIFPSFDQALIYAREKEERTESTAAPGFTVIAGITGALLSVLILNRRKGL, encoded by the coding sequence ATGAATAAAGTACTGACCGGATTCAGATATGCTGCAATACTGATTGCAGTTCTGATTATAATAATTCCTGCATCGGCGGAGATGGTATGGGAAAACACTGTAATTCCTGTTGAAAACGGAAGTTTTACAGGAGGGGACATCTCCGGAAACAATATAATATTTCTGAAATCGGAAGGTATGAATCTCAAATTAAACAGGATCTGCCTTTACAGCACAGAGGAAGAGAAAGTAAGAATTATCGGAACTCCTTCCCTGAATATGACAGTTACAGGATACGGCATCTCAGGAAACTACGCAGTATGGTTTGAGGAAGATGGATCTATTTTTGATACGAATGAATCACTGACAAAACCAAATACAGTCTTTCTTGCAAATCTTGAAAATAACACAACAAAAGCCCTTAATCTCTCACCAACCGCAAAATGGCCAAAAATAAGCGGTGACAGAATATTCTGGTCTGAAGATGACGAAAATTCATACTATGACATTGCAAATATCTATGACATCCGGACGGAGGAAAGCACCCCAATTCCGGAGATAAAATCAATAGACTCTGCAGGAGTTATATTTGAGAGCGGAAATATTGCATATCAGGATCTTAAGGGAGATTTATGCATATATAACCCTGAGTCAAAGGAGAACATAACCGTATTTGTTACTGAGCACAGCAATATTTCAAATTCGGGTGTTCAGTACTTTGACATGGCAGGAGATTATGTGATATATATTAAATCTAAAATAGTCTTCGAAGGTACTGATAAGGGGAGTTATGATGAACCCTGGATCTATGAAATTTCCACCGGAAAGTCAAGTCTGATAAGTCCATTAACCGGAGAATTCACAGATTCACTTACAAAAGACGAGAAAAAGGCTACAATAACTTCACCTTTCACAGACGGAAAGAGAGTGGGATTCGGTCTTATTAAAAGTGAGTCAGAATCTGCAATAATTCTTATCGATCCTGTTGCAGGGAACTCATCAGTAATCCGGGCTGACGATTCAGTAAGTGGCATTAAGATTGACGGCAGCCGGATGATATGGGGCAGATCGATATTCCCGTCCTTTGATCAGGCACTGATCTATGCCAGGGAAAAAGAGGAGAGGACTGAATCAACAGCCGCTCCGGGATTTACAGTAATCGCAGGAATAACCGGGGCGTTACTGTCAGTTCTGATTCTGAACCGGAGGAAGGGACTTTAA